One Leptospira wolbachii serovar Codice str. CDC genomic region harbors:
- the nuoL gene encoding NADH-quinone oxidoreductase subunit L produces the protein MLDLFPLVVLLPLLGFLHNGLLKDRIPHRFAGAIGTLAVFIPFLITLGAFNEFRPMERTAPHLVPVFDWIVVGNFKSSFGYQIDQLSLYMTLIITGIGSLIHLYSMGYMKGNLGYNRFFAYLNLFIFCMLNLVLSDNLVLTFLGWEGVGLSSYLLIGFDYDKSSAAEAGMKAFILNRIGDVGFILGTGFLFWIGGSLQYLELQTNLSEMSEFAGYANIVALFFFIAAMGKSAQIPLYVWLPDAMAGPTPVSALIHAATMVTAGIFLIARLNFVFLLAPETSLFIAIIGAVTALFAATIGTLQNDIKKILAYSTVSQLGFMFLAMGSMSYVAGLFHLMTHAFFKALLFLGAGSVIHALHHEQNIKQMGGLFGKIKITSFTFLLGTLAIAGFFPFSGFFSKDLILEKAYTYGAYGSILWTMGIVAAFFTSFYMFRLVFVVFFGKDNTDPHHKVHESPWTMTLPLVVLAVGAVVAGFLQTPHFFLHIDTLERFFAPVLSKGYELASLQGSLAEHKSLVHEVELSLAGFSVAIGTVGLVLAYFLYQRKGTQVSEEHTGFRKILFHKYYIDEIYDFVFVRPFLFLSRGVAFFVDIKVIDRFFLSIGGSFGIIANGLRRLQSGFIGDYALYVVIGTFCILVYLLTRGCKVPEQILSIIIFLPIVSSLLIVFQKRVGTVVVISALSSAFTTILSVGLFFFFDSSQSGLQFVHWIPDWILSGKLSVDYHVGLDGISLLLFALTAFMFFLSSIASWSNIPKKIKEFHICLLVLETAVLGVFAAGNLVLYYVFWELMVLPMVLMIGIWGGEERTKAALKYFLFSMAGSLFMLGGILTLYFKTGKTSIESLATASLGMYSEPLQWFLFFSFFLAFAIKIPLFPFHTWMPDVHTQAPTVGSVDLAGVLLKIGAYGFIRFCIPFFPEPSLLSQNWIQILAVIGIVYGSMAALVQTDIKRIIAYSSLSHLGFCILGLFSFTNEGVVGGMLQMVSHGVSTGMIFLMIGMVYERAHTRNIAEFGGLAKQMPVFSTFFLIAILSSVGLPGTNGFVGEFLILMGAIKSNVWLGGIAATGVVLGALYLLWFVKRFLFGVSKTIQARPYKDLSFREVGILSPLVLFIFWIGIYPKPFLDILQSSSNVYLNSASIQSIAERKDIQKDFLGGTTSRQFSDYSSLGKEPLSFEERLGSFQSKYALPTFVSLKTNPPNLNENLDNLEKSIESDFELEPTPKETIGN, from the coding sequence ATGTTAGATTTATTTCCGTTAGTTGTTCTTCTCCCTCTCCTTGGTTTTTTACATAATGGTCTATTAAAGGATCGGATTCCTCATCGGTTTGCCGGTGCGATTGGAACCTTAGCTGTGTTCATTCCTTTTCTTATCACCTTAGGCGCGTTTAACGAATTTCGTCCTATGGAACGAACGGCTCCCCATTTGGTTCCTGTTTTTGATTGGATTGTGGTTGGAAATTTTAAATCTTCCTTTGGATACCAAATCGACCAACTTTCTCTTTATATGACTCTTATCATCACAGGGATTGGCTCTCTCATCCACCTATATTCTATGGGATATATGAAAGGGAATTTAGGATACAACCGATTCTTTGCCTATTTGAATCTATTTATTTTCTGTATGCTAAACTTGGTGTTAAGTGATAACTTAGTGCTTACTTTCCTTGGTTGGGAAGGGGTGGGGCTTAGTTCTTATTTACTCATTGGCTTTGACTATGACAAAAGTTCGGCAGCAGAAGCTGGGATGAAGGCTTTCATTCTGAACCGAATTGGAGATGTGGGTTTTATTTTAGGAACTGGATTTCTTTTTTGGATTGGGGGAAGTTTACAATACTTAGAATTACAAACTAACTTAAGTGAGATGAGTGAGTTTGCAGGTTACGCCAATATTGTGGCTTTGTTTTTCTTTATTGCTGCTATGGGAAAATCAGCTCAGATCCCACTTTATGTATGGCTTCCCGATGCCATGGCAGGTCCGACTCCTGTATCAGCCCTAATCCATGCAGCCACTATGGTGACTGCGGGTATCTTTCTTATTGCAAGACTCAATTTTGTATTTTTACTCGCACCAGAAACTTCGCTTTTTATCGCCATCATTGGTGCCGTGACAGCGCTTTTTGCGGCAACCATTGGTACCTTACAAAACGATATCAAAAAAATTCTGGCATACTCTACGGTTTCACAGCTTGGTTTTATGTTTCTTGCAATGGGAAGTATGAGTTATGTGGCAGGGCTTTTCCACCTAATGACTCACGCCTTTTTTAAAGCTTTGTTATTTCTTGGTGCCGGTTCTGTAATTCATGCTCTCCATCATGAACAAAATATCAAACAGATGGGAGGGCTCTTTGGTAAAATCAAAATCACTTCCTTTACTTTTTTACTCGGGACTTTAGCCATTGCAGGATTTTTTCCCTTCTCTGGTTTTTTCTCCAAAGATTTGATTTTAGAAAAAGCTTACACTTATGGAGCTTATGGGTCCATCCTTTGGACTATGGGAATCGTTGCGGCCTTTTTTACTTCGTTTTATATGTTCCGACTTGTATTCGTTGTTTTCTTTGGAAAAGACAACACTGATCCGCACCATAAAGTTCATGAATCTCCATGGACTATGACTTTACCTCTGGTTGTTTTGGCAGTTGGTGCGGTGGTTGCCGGGTTTTTACAAACACCTCATTTCTTTTTACATATTGATACTTTAGAAAGATTTTTTGCACCTGTATTAAGCAAAGGTTATGAGTTAGCTTCACTACAAGGAAGTCTCGCCGAACACAAATCTCTAGTTCATGAAGTAGAACTTTCTCTTGCTGGTTTTTCTGTGGCGATTGGAACTGTGGGTCTTGTCCTCGCATATTTTCTTTACCAAAGAAAAGGAACGCAAGTTTCAGAAGAACATACAGGATTTCGAAAGATACTATTTCATAAATACTATATCGATGAAATCTATGATTTTGTTTTTGTTCGTCCCTTTCTTTTTCTTTCCCGGGGAGTGGCTTTTTTTGTGGATATCAAAGTGATCGATCGATTTTTTTTAAGCATCGGGGGAAGTTTTGGAATCATTGCCAACGGCCTTCGTCGGCTCCAGTCAGGTTTTATTGGAGATTATGCTTTGTATGTAGTCATTGGTACATTTTGTATTTTAGTGTATCTGTTAACGAGGGGGTGTAAGGTGCCGGAACAAATTCTTTCCATCATTATCTTTTTACCAATCGTTTCCTCTTTACTCATAGTATTTCAAAAACGAGTAGGGACTGTGGTTGTGATTTCTGCTCTTTCTTCTGCATTCACAACAATTCTTTCTGTGGGTCTTTTTTTCTTTTTTGATTCCTCGCAATCAGGATTACAATTTGTCCACTGGATTCCGGATTGGATTTTATCTGGCAAACTCAGTGTCGACTACCATGTGGGCCTTGATGGAATTTCTCTTCTCCTTTTTGCCCTCACTGCCTTTATGTTTTTTCTTTCGAGTATTGCCTCTTGGTCCAATATTCCAAAAAAAATCAAAGAGTTTCACATTTGTCTGCTCGTTTTAGAAACTGCGGTCCTTGGGGTTTTTGCTGCGGGTAACTTGGTTCTTTACTATGTGTTCTGGGAACTTATGGTATTACCTATGGTTCTTATGATTGGAATTTGGGGCGGGGAAGAGAGAACCAAAGCTGCCCTCAAATACTTTTTATTCTCTATGGCCGGCTCCTTGTTTATGTTAGGTGGTATACTCACCCTTTACTTCAAAACGGGAAAAACCTCTATTGAATCTTTGGCAACAGCGAGTCTCGGAATGTATTCGGAACCGTTGCAATGGTTTTTGTTTTTTAGTTTTTTTCTAGCCTTTGCTATCAAAATTCCTCTTTTTCCATTTCATACATGGATGCCTGATGTTCACACCCAAGCACCTACTGTGGGTTCTGTGGACTTAGCTGGAGTTTTACTTAAGATTGGAGCTTATGGTTTCATTCGGTTTTGTATTCCTTTTTTCCCAGAACCAAGTTTGTTATCACAAAATTGGATACAAATTCTTGCTGTGATTGGTATTGTTTACGGTTCGATGGCTGCTCTAGTCCAAACGGATATCAAACGAATCATTGCTTATAGTTCCTTGTCTCATTTAGGTTTTTGTATATTGGGACTCTTCTCTTTCACGAACGAAGGGGTTGTGGGTGGAATGTTACAAATGGTATCTCATGGTGTTTCCACTGGTATGATCTTTCTTATGATTGGTATGGTCTATGAAAGAGCCCATACAAGAAACATTGCTGAGTTTGGTGGACTTGCCAAACAAATGCCCGTCTTTTCCACTTTCTTTCTGATTGCTATATTGTCTTCTGTGGGCCTTCCCGGAACCAACGGATTTGTGGGTGAGTTTCTCATCCTTATGGGGGCCATCAAATCCAATGTATGGTTAGGTGGAATTGCCGCTACAGGAGTGGTTCTTGGTGCCCTCTACCTTCTTTGGTTTGTCAAACGATTCCTCTTTGGAGTGAGTAAAACCATTCAAGCAAGACCATATAAAGATTTAAGTTTTCGCGAAGTAGGGATTCTATCTCCACTGGTTCTCTTTATCTTTTGGATTGGAATCTACCCAAAACCTTTCTTAGATATTTTACAATCCTCATCGAATGTATATTTGAATTCGGCTTCGATCCAATCCATAGCAGAAAGAAAAGACATACAAAAAGATTTTCTTGGCGGAACTACAAGCCGGCAGTTTTCCGATTATTCTAGTTTGGGAAAAGAGCCACTTTCGTTTGAAGAAAGGTTGGGATCTTTCCAATCGAAATATGCACTTCCTACATTTGTTTCCTTAAAAACAAATCCACCAAATTTGAATGAAAACTTAGACAATTTGGAAAAATCCATTGAGTCTGATTTTGAATTGGAACCAACACCGAAAGAGACAATAGGAAACTAA
- the nuoK gene encoding NADH-quinone oxidoreductase subunit NuoK: MNQIVNGIPISYILGLAGILFSIGVLGVLIRRNIVIIFMSVELILNSVNLVFVTFSKALSHISGETIVFFVMAIAAAEAAVGLALVIAIFRHKKSTNVDELQSMRW; this comes from the coding sequence ATGAACCAAATCGTAAACGGCATTCCTATTTCCTACATTCTTGGACTTGCTGGAATTTTGTTTTCCATTGGAGTCCTAGGTGTCCTCATCCGCAGAAACATTGTGATTATTTTTATGTCTGTGGAACTGATTCTAAATTCAGTGAATTTAGTTTTTGTTACATTTTCCAAAGCTCTTTCCCATATTTCTGGTGAGACGATTGTTTTCTTTGTGATGGCAATTGCAGCGGCAGAGGCAGCGGTTGGACTTGCCCTTGTAATTGCCATTTTTCGGCATAAAAAATCCACCAATGTGGATGAACTCCAATCGATGAGATGGTAA
- a CDS encoding NADH-quinone oxidoreductase subunit J family protein: MDEIIYMNLESSPSFLLFIFFGTIIVITALSVIFQKNPVVSAVSLVFTFFALAGIYGIMGALFIATMQVLVYAGAIMVLIVFVLMLLSQRTETLSRYREYPIRLVLLSVFVFGFFFLLYSALTTGVPHSDQMGKGYALTEYSYPIQGTGTVNVKGNVATVGASTYLDYILPFEMISILLLVAVLGAVILAKKRLTEVEQTKDTVL, translated from the coding sequence ATGGATGAAATTATTTATATGAACCTAGAATCTTCTCCTTCCTTTTTATTATTTATCTTTTTTGGAACTATCATTGTAATTACGGCTCTTAGTGTCATTTTCCAAAAAAATCCGGTGGTTTCTGCGGTTTCTCTTGTGTTTACCTTCTTCGCCCTCGCAGGGATTTACGGGATTATGGGAGCCCTTTTTATAGCCACAATGCAGGTGTTAGTGTATGCCGGTGCCATTATGGTTTTGATTGTTTTTGTTTTGATGTTACTTTCTCAAAGAACAGAAACCCTTTCCCGATATAGAGAGTATCCCATTCGATTGGTTTTACTTTCTGTTTTCGTTTTTGGTTTTTTCTTTTTATTGTATTCGGCTCTCACTACAGGTGTCCCTCATTCGGACCAAATGGGGAAAGGATATGCACTCACTGAGTATTCTTATCCTATCCAAGGAACGGGTACAGTCAATGTGAAAGGGAATGTGGCAACAGTTGGTGCCTCCACTTATTTAGATTATATACTTCCCTTTGAAATGATATCAATCCTTCTACTTGTGGCCGTTCTTGGCGCGGTGATCCTTGCCAAAAAGCGATTAACAGAAGTAGAACAAACTAAGGATACAGTCCTATGA
- the nuoH gene encoding NADH-quinone oxidoreductase subunit NuoH produces MDWALLLAWGIKILSLFFIILTGVAYYTLAERKFAGFIQDRPGPNRAGIFGLFQPLADGIKFIAKEEIFPKNVSKGMYLLAPTISMTCAIMAWAVIPFGGTLPAPEWLAALTGVTTIDLQIANPDSGVLYMLAISSLSVYGIMIAGWSSNNKYSLLGGVRSTAQMISYELPMGLSIVVIVIMTGSLKLTDISDSQKDMWNILSPPGFVAFFIYVTAMFAETNRLPFDLAEAESELVVGFHTEYGAFKFALFFLAEYMNMITMSCLTTLLFFGGYNVPFQLGAGSHYQAFIGLGFFILKVLFFAFLFIWVRWTLPRFRYDQLMKLGWKKMIPWGLFAVMFAAIYTVYWKEGWMKLFI; encoded by the coding sequence ATGGACTGGGCTCTATTACTTGCTTGGGGAATTAAAATCCTCTCATTATTTTTTATAATCCTAACTGGTGTAGCTTATTATACACTCGCCGAACGGAAGTTTGCTGGATTCATTCAGGACCGTCCCGGTCCAAACCGTGCCGGCATTTTTGGTCTTTTCCAACCTCTTGCTGACGGAATTAAGTTCATCGCCAAAGAAGAAATTTTTCCCAAAAATGTATCGAAGGGAATGTATCTTTTAGCACCTACAATCTCGATGACCTGTGCGATTATGGCTTGGGCCGTAATTCCTTTCGGGGGAACACTTCCTGCACCAGAATGGTTGGCGGCCCTAACTGGTGTGACTACAATAGATTTACAAATTGCCAATCCCGATTCTGGGGTTTTGTATATGCTTGCCATTTCTTCTCTATCCGTATATGGAATTATGATTGCGGGTTGGTCTAGTAACAATAAATACTCTTTGTTAGGTGGTGTTCGTTCCACGGCGCAGATGATTAGTTACGAACTTCCTATGGGACTTTCCATCGTTGTGATTGTCATTATGACTGGGTCTTTGAAGTTAACAGATATTAGTGATTCCCAAAAGGATATGTGGAACATTTTATCTCCACCTGGGTTTGTTGCTTTTTTTATTTATGTAACTGCTATGTTTGCTGAAACCAACCGTCTCCCTTTTGACTTGGCGGAAGCGGAATCAGAACTTGTTGTGGGTTTTCATACCGAATACGGTGCCTTTAAATTCGCACTCTTCTTTTTGGCTGAGTATATGAATATGATCACCATGTCATGTCTCACCACCTTACTCTTTTTTGGCGGATACAATGTTCCGTTTCAATTGGGAGCAGGTTCTCACTACCAAGCATTTATTGGCCTTGGGTTTTTTATTTTAAAAGTTCTCTTTTTTGCCTTTTTGTTTATCTGGGTTCGTTGGACCCTTCCTCGTTTTCGTTATGACCAGCTCATGAAACTTGGTTGGAAGAAGATGATTCCTTGGGGGCTCTTTGCTGTTATGTTTGCAGCGATTTACACTGTATATTGGAAAGAAGGATGGATGAAATTATTTATATGA
- the nuoF gene encoding NADH-quinone oxidoreductase subunit NuoF, with protein MGLKNLLTTHIGAPDSHTLNHYRSVGGYESQKKALSEMTAEQIVNDVKNSGLRGRGGAGFPTGNKWGFIPKTDKPKYLICNGDEGEPGTFKDRLLLEKLPHMLVEGMVIAAKAIDSHQGYIYIRGEFHKGIRVVEEAVEEAYKAGLLGKNIMGLGYDFDLAVYSGAGAYICGEESALINSLEGRRGHPRLKPPFPAVSGLYACPTVVNNVETFCNVPHIIRMTGEEYKKIGTEKSPGTRLFAVSGHVKKPGIYEVEMGTPMKELIYDICGGIKNDKTLKAVIPGGSSSPILTAEEAMTATMDYESIASLKSMLGSGAVIILSEVADLVETTYRLAEFYSHESCGQCTPCREGTHWVKDLLHKIKNGEGTEKDVELIFSLSRNMEGGTTICPLADACVMAVRPTMTKFKGEFSARLKKEVSISH; from the coding sequence ATGGGACTAAAGAACCTACTCACAACTCATATTGGTGCCCCTGATTCCCATACCTTAAACCATTACCGTTCTGTTGGGGGGTATGAAAGCCAAAAAAAAGCCCTCTCTGAGATGACCGCCGAACAAATCGTAAACGATGTGAAGAACTCTGGGCTTCGTGGTCGTGGTGGTGCTGGTTTTCCTACGGGAAACAAATGGGGATTCATTCCCAAAACAGACAAACCTAAGTATTTAATTTGTAATGGGGATGAGGGAGAACCGGGAACATTCAAAGACCGACTCCTCCTTGAAAAACTTCCTCATATGCTTGTCGAAGGTATGGTCATTGCTGCCAAGGCGATTGATTCCCACCAAGGTTATATTTACATTCGCGGCGAATTTCATAAAGGAATTCGAGTAGTGGAAGAAGCCGTAGAAGAAGCATACAAAGCGGGCCTTCTTGGTAAAAATATTATGGGCCTTGGATATGACTTTGATTTGGCGGTTTACTCCGGTGCCGGTGCTTATATTTGCGGTGAAGAATCAGCACTCATCAATTCCCTTGAGGGAAGGAGGGGCCACCCTCGTTTAAAACCACCATTCCCGGCGGTTTCTGGTCTTTATGCATGCCCCACGGTTGTAAACAACGTCGAAACTTTTTGTAATGTCCCACATATCATTCGTATGACGGGTGAAGAATACAAAAAGATTGGAACAGAAAAATCTCCCGGAACCAGGTTGTTTGCTGTCAGTGGGCACGTGAAAAAACCGGGGATTTATGAAGTCGAAATGGGAACTCCGATGAAGGAACTCATTTATGACATCTGTGGTGGAATCAAAAACGATAAAACTCTAAAAGCTGTGATTCCTGGAGGAAGTTCTTCTCCCATTCTCACAGCAGAAGAAGCAATGACTGCAACTATGGATTATGAATCGATTGCCTCACTTAAATCGATGTTAGGTTCTGGTGCTGTTATCATTCTTTCTGAGGTTGCTGATCTTGTGGAAACCACATACCGATTGGCAGAATTCTATTCTCATGAATCTTGTGGCCAATGTACACCTTGTCGTGAAGGAACACATTGGGTAAAAGACCTTCTTCATAAAATAAAAAATGGAGAGGGAACAGAAAAAGATGTAGAACTCATTTTTTCTTTGTCCAGAAATATGGAAGGGGGAACCACCATTTGTCCGTTAGCGGATGCTTGTGTGATGGCTGTTCGTCCTACCATGACAAAGTTTAAAGGAGAGTTCTCGGCTCGATTGAAAAAGGAAGTGAGCATCTCTCACTAA
- a CDS encoding NADH-quinone oxidoreductase subunit NuoE family protein, whose translation MAYQFSQDSEKRFQRLIPQFPSKRSLILPCLFLLQADKGFVDQEGMSYIAERIGAPVSLAQVHGVATFYTMYNKKPVGKFHIQICGNISCYLSGSDSITEHVCSKLGIEAGETTKDKKFTVDEVQCLGACEFGPVAQINDKYYENLTPEIIENILSELDKQV comes from the coding sequence ATGGCTTATCAATTTTCACAAGATTCCGAAAAAAGATTCCAAAGGTTGATCCCGCAGTTCCCAAGTAAACGTTCGTTAATTCTACCATGTCTTTTTTTGTTACAAGCTGACAAGGGTTTTGTGGACCAGGAAGGAATGTCCTACATTGCCGAACGTATTGGCGCACCCGTTTCTCTCGCACAAGTGCATGGGGTAGCTACCTTTTACACCATGTACAATAAAAAACCCGTAGGTAAGTTCCATATCCAAATTTGTGGAAACATTTCTTGTTATCTCTCGGGATCTGATTCCATCACGGAACATGTATGTTCTAAATTGGGAATTGAAGCCGGCGAAACCACAAAAGACAAAAAATTCACTGTGGATGAAGTGCAGTGTCTCGGTGCTTGTGAGTTTGGTCCTGTGGCACAAATCAACGATAAATATTATGAAAACCTTACTCCAGAGATCATAGAAAACATCCTCTCTGAATTGGACAAGCAGGTATAA
- a CDS encoding NADH-quinone oxidoreductase subunit D, with translation MVMYEKTAEHFGKKFKDLPEGHLLVNLGPSHPATHGILQNVIQIDGERVVDTESVIGYVHRCFEKLGERYDYNQFLVCTDRMNYVSTPLNNIGWILTVEKMMQIQVPDRVTYVRMIISELSRIMDHIICNGIMGVDLGAFSGLLHLFHHRENIYQILEKLTGARLTTTFCRVGGMERDIYPEFQTEIKTIIKGLKPALDEFEQLLIRNKIFNERTAGIGGLSAERAIAYGFSGPNLRAAGVPWDVRKDDPYMFYDKVDFDIPVGGDGSALDRTLVRMEEMRQSMRIIEQLIDGIPEGPYHADVPHTFLPPKDRVYHNMEELIYHFKIIMHGVKVPPGEYYMSTEAANGELGFYVVSEGEKSPWRVHVRRPCFWYYQAFPELVKGGLLADTIATMSSLNVIAGELDC, from the coding sequence ATGGTAATGTACGAAAAAACAGCCGAACACTTTGGTAAAAAATTTAAAGACTTACCCGAAGGCCATCTTCTTGTCAACCTCGGGCCAAGCCATCCTGCCACACATGGAATTTTACAAAACGTAATCCAAATTGATGGAGAACGTGTTGTTGACACAGAATCGGTAATTGGTTATGTCCATCGTTGTTTTGAAAAACTAGGTGAACGATACGATTATAACCAATTCTTAGTTTGTACGGATCGTATGAACTATGTATCCACTCCACTGAATAATATTGGATGGATTCTTACAGTCGAAAAGATGATGCAGATCCAAGTTCCTGACCGTGTGACATATGTGCGTATGATCATTTCGGAACTCTCTAGGATCATGGACCATATTATTTGTAACGGAATTATGGGTGTGGATCTTGGGGCCTTTTCTGGTCTTTTACATTTATTCCATCATAGAGAAAATATTTACCAAATTTTAGAAAAACTAACAGGCGCTCGGTTGACTACAACGTTTTGCCGAGTTGGTGGAATGGAGAGGGACATCTACCCTGAATTCCAAACAGAAATCAAAACCATCATCAAAGGTCTAAAACCTGCATTGGATGAATTTGAACAACTTCTCATTCGCAATAAAATATTTAATGAAAGAACCGCAGGGATCGGTGGGCTGTCTGCTGAAAGAGCCATTGCTTACGGATTTTCTGGTCCGAACCTTCGGGCAGCAGGAGTTCCTTGGGACGTTCGAAAAGACGATCCTTATATGTTTTATGACAAAGTGGATTTTGATATTCCCGTTGGTGGGGACGGCTCGGCCTTAGACCGAACTCTTGTCCGTATGGAAGAGATGCGCCAGTCCATGCGCATCATCGAACAACTGATAGATGGAATTCCTGAAGGTCCATACCATGCTGATGTTCCGCACACCTTCCTCCCCCCGAAGGACAGAGTATACCATAATATGGAAGAACTCATTTACCATTTCAAAATCATTATGCATGGCGTGAAGGTTCCTCCCGGGGAATACTATATGTCGACGGAAGCCGCCAATGGAGAACTCGGATTCTATGTGGTATCGGAAGGAGAAAAATCTCCTTGGCGAGTCCATGTAAGACGCCCTTGTTTTTGGTATTACCAGGCATTTCCTGAACTAGTCAAAGGTGGGTTACTTGCTGATACAATTGCCACTATGTCTTCACTCAATGTCATTGCAGGGGAGTTAGATTGTTAA
- a CDS encoding NADH-quinone oxidoreductase subunit C, giving the protein MKETITEYINSRFSDVLLPQRDINTNLLYFSIQKEALPTVVQTLKDHPEFAFTYLNDLTSVDWLGKREPRFEMIYLLRSPKNKHFRLQLRVPVGEGEEVPSLAGIFPAANWPEREVYDLMGIPFSSHPQMERLIMPDNFIGHPLRKDYPLEGPGQDYLIEDLLTIHVSEDIAG; this is encoded by the coding sequence ATGAAAGAAACAATTACTGAATACATAAACTCACGGTTTTCTGATGTATTACTCCCGCAAAGGGACATAAACACCAATTTACTCTATTTTAGCATACAAAAAGAAGCACTTCCCACCGTGGTACAAACGTTAAAGGATCATCCCGAGTTTGCCTTCACTTATTTGAATGACCTAACTTCTGTGGATTGGCTTGGAAAACGAGAACCAAGATTCGAAATGATTTATCTACTTCGTTCTCCGAAAAACAAACACTTTCGTTTGCAACTCCGAGTTCCCGTGGGCGAAGGGGAAGAGGTGCCGAGTTTAGCGGGTATTTTTCCTGCAGCCAATTGGCCAGAAAGGGAAGTATATGACCTAATGGGAATTCCCTTCTCTAGTCATCCGCAAATGGAACGTCTGATTATGCCGGACAACTTTATCGGCCATCCACTTCGTAAGGATTATCCATTAGAAGGCCCCGGCCAAGATTATCTTATCGAAGACTTACTCACCATTCATGTGAGCGAGGATATTGCCGGTTAG
- a CDS encoding NADH-quinone oxidoreductase subunit B, whose amino-acid sequence MGLTETLSKPGEMFGDMFQVATLDNVVQWGQSFSLWPYPFATACCGIEYMSTACADYDIARFGAERPSFSPRQADMILVLGTITYKMAPVLRQIYDQLAEPKFVISVGACASSGGMFHTYGVLQGVDRILPVDVYVPGCPPRPEALLDALVKLQKKVQGQGLEARRQEVMRKIEEINERNKPLVVA is encoded by the coding sequence ATGGGATTAACAGAAACACTATCCAAACCTGGAGAGATGTTTGGCGATATGTTTCAAGTCGCAACACTCGACAATGTAGTTCAGTGGGGACAAAGTTTTTCTTTATGGCCATACCCTTTTGCCACTGCTTGTTGTGGAATCGAATACATGAGTACAGCTTGTGCTGATTATGATATCGCTCGTTTCGGAGCAGAACGTCCTTCTTTTTCCCCACGCCAAGCAGATATGATTTTGGTACTCGGAACCATTACTTATAAAATGGCTCCCGTATTACGCCAAATATACGATCAGTTGGCGGAACCAAAATTTGTTATCTCTGTTGGTGCTTGTGCCTCTTCTGGGGGAATGTTTCACACCTACGGTGTGTTACAGGGTGTGGACCGTATTCTTCCCGTGGATGTATATGTTCCTGGTTGTCCGCCAAGACCGGAAGCTCTTCTTGATGCCCTTGTCAAATTGCAAAAGAAAGTGCAAGGCCAAGGATTGGAAGCAAGACGCCAAGAAGTGATGAGAAAAATCGAAGAAATCAACGAACGCAACAAACCTCTCGTAGTCGCATGA
- a CDS encoding NADH-quinone oxidoreductase subunit A codes for MGSAPDSFAPILLQLLLGVGFSALILTLAFLINPKKKSKPQDTFECGVTYYGDARGLFNIKFYLVAVLFILFDIEAVFLYPWAVNLISFKEAGLGTFFLVEMFFFLLILVVGLYYIWKKGALEWD; via the coding sequence ATGGGTTCTGCTCCAGATAGTTTCGCACCAATCCTTCTACAACTTTTGCTCGGAGTCGGTTTCTCTGCTCTGATCTTGACCCTTGCCTTCCTCATCAACCCGAAGAAAAAATCGAAACCTCAAGACACATTTGAGTGTGGCGTAACTTATTATGGTGATGCCCGAGGACTCTTCAACATTAAGTTCTACCTTGTTGCTGTCCTTTTCATCCTCTTCGATATTGAAGCCGTATTTTTATATCCTTGGGCTGTGAACTTAATCAGTTTCAAAGAAGCAGGGCTTGGAACCTTCTTCCTTGTAGAAATGTTTTTCTTTTTACTCATACTCGTTGTCGGTCTATACTATATATGGAAAAAGGGAGCACTGGAATGGGATTAA